A region from the Paraburkholderia youngii genome encodes:
- a CDS encoding cytochrome c oxidase subunit 3 produces MSDALNFNRASSEPDQAARALPVGSAGERSSGWWGCFTLIATEGALFGYLIFSYLYLASQSQQHWPPEGLPELGLGGANTVILLSSSVFVWFCERCVRRRRLRLGVASMAVGIVLGCIFMGIQLREWHNHPYGLTSHLYGSLYFTITGFHMAHVLVGIVVLTLLAIWTALGYFDDKRCAALSIGGLYWHFVDVVWLFIFSTLYLTPYLFREWS; encoded by the coding sequence GTGAGCGATGCACTGAATTTCAATCGCGCATCGAGCGAACCGGACCAGGCCGCGCGAGCATTGCCGGTTGGCAGCGCGGGCGAGCGATCGAGCGGCTGGTGGGGCTGCTTCACGCTGATCGCGACCGAAGGCGCGCTGTTCGGCTATCTGATCTTCTCGTATCTGTATCTGGCGTCGCAGAGCCAGCAGCATTGGCCGCCCGAGGGCTTGCCGGAGCTCGGGCTCGGCGGCGCGAATACGGTCATTCTGCTGTCGAGCAGCGTGTTCGTCTGGTTCTGCGAGCGCTGCGTGCGCCGGCGGCGGTTGCGGCTGGGTGTCGCGTCGATGGCGGTGGGCATCGTGCTGGGCTGCATCTTCATGGGCATTCAGTTGCGCGAATGGCACAACCACCCCTATGGTCTGACCTCGCACCTCTATGGCTCGCTGTACTTCACGATTACCGGCTTTCACATGGCGCACGTGCTGGTCGGCATCGTCGTGCTGACCTTGCTGGCGATCTGGACCGCGCTCGGCTATTTCGACGACAAGCGCTGCGCGGCGCTGTCGATCGGCGGACTGTATTGGCACTTCGTCGATGTCGTGTGGCTGTTCATTTTCAGCACGCTGTATCTGACGCCGTATCTGTTCCGGGAGTGGTCATGA